The following nucleotide sequence is from Mycobacterium sp. Z3061.
GCGGTCAATCCCGCGGTTCCTAGTGTCATGACTGATCCCTTTCTCCTTCTCAGGCCAGAGCCAGGAAGAGTTTCTCCAGCTCGGCTTCGCTCAGCGGCGGCGAGTCGCCGTGCTGGGTGCCGTTGATGCAGTCACGCAGTCCGCAGGCGACGATCTTGAACCCGGCGCGGTCGAGCGCCTTCGAGACCGCCGCGAGTTGAGTCACGACGTCTTTACAGTTGCGGCCCTGCTCGATCATCGCGATCACGCCACCGAGTTGCCCCTGGGCGCGACGCAACCGATTGAGCACCGCGCCCAT
It contains:
- a CDS encoding metal-sensitive transcriptional regulator, which codes for MNADEDTMGAVLNRLRRAQGQLGGVIAMIEQGRNCKDVVTQLAAVSKALDRAGFKIVACGLRDCINGTQHGDSPPLSEAELEKLFLALA